TATTAAGGTGtcaaaacagtttttttttcttttaaaaggcAAAACACATATTATTAATTGCTGATTAAACACAAGGAGTAAAATCAagccaaaagaaacaaaatacagAGATAAGGCCTACATATAGCTGGGCATGAGCCTTACACCGATAAAAACAtacaaaagataataaaattccAAGCTGAAAAAAGCAACTTATTTGCAATGAGAAGTTTGGTGTCAtaacagttaaaaaaatatttttttcttaatttcttcaattaacattaatttttaattaaaaccatTAATAGAAAGATGTCTTCAATCTTTTCCACCAGTGAATGCTATTTTAGGTCTGCAAATGAGATGCTGAGATTTGAATATAGAAGTTTGCACAAAATTTACAAATCCTAAACCAATTATTATTGAGTTTGTATGAATGATTCTTAATTCGTATTATTATGTCATAAAAGCatacttataaaaattaaatctaaattaggaaattcaactaattttgtCATGTGTAAATTTTCCAGCAAAAATAACGCTTATTAATTTGTTCAtcgaattattttaaatgatttaatttaattctcaaatttttaaattttaatcctcaagtcctaaaaaataaattaattttgtttccaaACTTTTAGCAACTTAATAACCAAATTCTGTTTAAAATCATATTAGGctaaattgattcatttttataaaaattgaaaattaaattaatttttttaaaaatttagaaacaaactatttatttttaagaatttaaaaatcaaattatactttttaaaatttaaaaaacaaattaaatcatttaaattaatttaagaatagTTAATCCTAACAAATATTATACACACccactatttttcttcttcttttctttgagaATGTTAACGTGTATCCTCCAGTTCTACACACATCTCGATTCTCCCAGACACAAATTCACtttcaacaattttattttttccatataAAAAAAGGATCAAACTTGAGAAGTCTCTTCTGTTCCCAACCACTCAAAATGTCCTCCATGGCTTCCTCCACCGCTTTCTTCACACCCCTCCATGATTTCACTCAAGCCAGAACAACCCCATCACCCCCTTTGCCTTTCATCAAATCCTCCTTTGCTTCCTCCAAGTCAACCTTTTTTCACCCTGCCCTTTCCCTACAAACCTCTTCCAACTTTCCCAGGCTTTTTGGAAAGCCTAAGTTTTTCTCTGTTCATGCAAGGGCTGCCACAGAAAAAACCATTTATGATTTTACTGTCAAGGTACCATGCCCCAATTTCAGTTTCCATTACCCTTTTGCTTGAAAACAAATGGGTCAGCCTTGAAATTCGAATTGGAGGAGTGGGgtgtctaaatttttttttttttcatgacaaTTTGTTCTATGGATAGTTTTTACCGAAAGGGGagcctttttaaattttagataagaaaagtttattattttattatttttatttgttatgtgcTCAGGgtgtttattatattatatggtGCAGGATATTGAcagaaaggatgtttctcttAGCAAGTTTAAGGGGAAGGTTCTATTGATTGTCAATGTTGCTTCACGATGGTATGAATTATGCACTTTTCAAGGGAGATATGTAGCTCAATATGTGTCATGGAGCCctattttcttctttgaatttcccaatttttaatgtaaaaaatgaaaatcaaataagTTGTAGCTTAACATTTGAGTCAAACTTTCTCAGTTTCTTGTCAGTTATGATACCATTGAACTAATTTCCTTCCTATGACAGTGgtttgacatcatcaaattACTCGGAGCTGTCACGcttgtatgaaaaatataagaatcaaGGTATGCTATGCATAAAGAATGGTTATTTGTGtatcttcttaatatttctaAGTATGAATTGGTCATGTTTTACTTGGTGTTTGCACATGTATCTTCTTGGTTCTGAATCTGTCTACTTGTGCAAATCATTCTGTACTTGTTGGATACTGTATAATAAATAAGAGAGAAGTGTGTCCCTCCTATTTGAATTCAGGCACAATTTATTGACAACTTTAGATTGGATACCTGTGTCAGTTGTTTAAATGAAGTTTACTAACTGGGGTCTGTTTCTCAAATGTTCCCCTATTCTCCTCAAAGACACCATTCTATTGATACGGTCACTTCAAATATCACATCTTTGTATGGGCAACTATTGATTATGATTTTACAATGTATATCGATTTCCCTGTGTGATGCACTGATGCATTATACAAAGTCTGCTGACAAACTATCTTGCTGTTTTTCCATGTTTATCGAAATGTTTATGATGTGAAATGTTTCAGAAGCTGCTAACTCATGTGTTGCAGTTTATTCCTCATTTGTTGTTATTTTGGATTTAATTATTAGGTATAAGAACCATCTAAGGCTGAAGAAGAAAGCGAACAtgtttttatgaattatttatttgacaACATGTTTATGTAGAATTTTGAGTATATTTTTTCTCCTTATTCATATGAAGATCAAAGTGAACTTCTTGCAGTTGAAGGTTAGAACCCAGAAATAAAGACATTTAAGGATTCCATCCTTTGGAATTTAAGATATTAGCTTGTATGACATTATTGTATTGATTCCCCCTCTCCATTTTCCCAAGGGCTTGTTTGTGTCATGCTACCTCTACATGTAGCTAAATTAAGGGTGTTCTGTGTGCATGTTAGGGAAGGTGGAAATTTGAAGAGTTATGTAGGGGAGTGAAATATATTGCATTTCATTCCAAGTTGGGGTGGAAGAATTTACAAAACGATAGAATGCCTATTGTGGCTGCTCCATTTTCGTTTTGATCTGTCATTCTTTTATCTCTACCAAGCACACCTTTAGTTTCTTATTAAAATGGGTACAAGACAAGGTTACATTATGGTGGAACATGGGTGAAGCTTTGGCCTTATAATTTCTGGTCTCTTTATACTTGAAGAACCTTGGCGGTTTCGTTATTGGAAAATTCAAATACTTCCAACGGACAGATTCAAAAGTGACTTAAATTCAATTCTATATTTTGTTACTTTTATAAATATGGTTCTAAGGTTTTTAGTTTTACATTAATATGTTTTCTCAGCACACACTTCTAGTGCCCTTATTCTGCTTCATTCCAGGTTTGGAGATTTTAGCTTTCCCCTGCAATCAATTTGGTATGCAGGAACCTGGATCAAATGAAGATATTAAGCAATTTGCTTGCACTCGATATAAAGCAGAATTTCCAATTTTTGATAAGGTTtgataattttagttattagttCAAAACAGTTTTAATCTGAGTAAACAAAGTATTGAAGTTCTATAAAACAGGTTGATGTCAATGGACCATTTACAACTCCAGTGTACCAGTTTCTGAAATCGAGTGCTGGAGGCTTTTTGGGTGATCTTATAAAGTGGAATTTTGAGAAATTCTTGGTTGACAAAAATGGTAAAGTTATTGAAAGATACCCACCAACAACGTCTCCTTTTCAAATTGAGGTATGTTAAGCTTCCCCCAATAGTAAatccagtttttaattgttaccaTGACAGTGAAATATTAACTAATGAAGTATGTCAATGTCTTTCCTACTCAAGATTGAAGCCTGAAGGTGAGTATAATAGAGTATCTGTTAATATTGAGAAATTTAGCATtgaaaattcagtttgaaaCTTTTAATGCTGACAACTTAGCACTAGAATTTAGTGTTTGAAAACTTGATATTTTAAGTGCCTGATGAAATTAGTTTATGCTTAATGTAGTCAGTAACCTCTTGCATGCTGAGCGGTTTAAGCAGTTTTCACTTATATTTATTGTAAGTaggtattgaacaaaaacagtAAATTATTTTCAGCATAGTTGAGTTTGGAAATATGCCCTACATCTGAGATAGTGTTAAGGCAACAATTTTCAGTGGGTCAGTTCTAAATTAAGTTACACTCTTCCATTAAATTGTAGCACAAAAGAATCTTATATACATTGTTGTTAGAATTGCACTATTTGATATTATATGGTAAGCCATTGATCTGTTTCATATCATGTGATGAATTTGATTAGAACTTTAGGAGAACCACACTACAATCATTGTAAATCCCACACTAGAATTTGATATGTCCAATATGGGACTCAAATTCCATAGCTTGCCATTGGATCCTAAGAGATTCACATTTGGGTTTGAATCATGTGATACATATTACATACTTGGATTGGCATAATTCTGTATCACTGAAAATGCTCGAagactttattttcttaaagcaTTGAGGTGTGCATCCATTGAAGGCGTTAGGAGAGGGATGTTAAGCCCAAAAATTCTAGAAGGGTGACATTGACCAAATAAAGCCAACATGAATTATTACCTTGAGTCTTAAAGCATTCATAATTTAGAATCATATGGTTTTTTCCTATTACCTCTACCttattatgaaaaagaaaaataaaaaataaaaatccatttTCTACCACATTCATATACATTGGATT
This region of Glycine soja cultivar W05 chromosome 17, ASM419377v2, whole genome shotgun sequence genomic DNA includes:
- the LOC114393328 gene encoding phospholipid hydroperoxide glutathione peroxidase, chloroplastic-like isoform X2, with the protein product MSSMASSTAFFTPLHDFTQARTTPSPPLPFIKSSFASSKSTFFHPALSLQTSSNFPRLFGKPKFFSVHARAATEKTIYDFTVKDIDRKDVSLSKFKGKVLLIVNVASRCGLTSSNYSELSRLYEKYKNQGLEILAFPCNQFGMQEPGSNEDIKQFACTRYKAEFPIFDKVDVNGPFTTPVYQFLKSSAGGFLGDLIKWNFEKFLVDKNGKVIERYPPTTSPFQIEIEA
- the LOC114393328 gene encoding phospholipid hydroperoxide glutathione peroxidase, chloroplastic-like isoform X1, which codes for MSSMASSTAFFTPLHDFTQARTTPSPPLPFIKSSFASSKSTFFHPALSLQTSSNFPRLFGKPKFFSVHARAATEKTIYDFTVKDIDRKDVSLSKFKGKVLLIVNVASRCGLTSSNYSELSRLYEKYKNQGLEILAFPCNQFGMQEPGSNEDIKQFACTRYKAEFPIFDKVDVNGPFTTPVYQFLKSSAGGFLGDLIKWNFEKFLVDKNGKVIERYPPTTSPFQIEKDIQKLLAA